GAATCCCCGTTTTCCGGGTGAATCTCTGTTACCTGGAATTTACCTGTAGTCAAGGTTCCTGTTTTGTCAAATACTACTGTCTCAAGTCCTGCAACAGCCTCCAGATAATTGCTTCCCTTCAGCAGTATTCCTTCCTTGGAAGCCGCTCCAAGACCTCCGAAAAAGCTTAAAGGCACTGAAATTACAAGGGCGCAGGGGCAGGATACAACTAAGAAACTGCAGGCCCTGTATATCCAGACGCTCCATTCCTGATTAAAAAATACAGGAGGCACTATGGCGAAAAACAAAGCTAAAAATACTACGATAGGCGTGTATACACGGGCGAATTTTGTTATAAAATTCTCTGCCCTGGACTTTCTGGAGCTGGCGTTCTCCACTAATTCCAGAATCTTTGCCACAGTAGAATCATCAAACAGCTTAGTTACCTTTACCTCCAGCACTCCGTTTAGATTAATGGTGCCGCTGATTACATCCTGGCCTTCTTCAACTTCCACAGGAAGAGATTCTCCTGTCAGCGCCTTTGTATCTAATGTAGAGCTTCCTTTTATTACTACGCCGTCTAAAGGCACCTTTTCGCCTGGTTTAACGACAATCATATCTCCTACCTGCACCTCATAAGGATCTACCTGTTCTTCCTGGCCGTCCTTTAGCAGGTTAGCGTAATCCGGGTTAATGTCCATAAGAGCTGTAATAGACTTTCTGGACTTTCCTACTGCGTAATCGTTAAACAGCTCCCCAATCTGATAAAACAGCATAACGGCAACTGCTTCTTCCAGGGCCCCTACAAATAAAGCGCCGAATGTGGCAATGGTCATTAAGAAATTTTCGTCGAAGATCTGTCCGTTCTTTATATTTCTCAGGGCCTTTAAAGGAATATCATAGCCCGCCACCAAATAAGCCAGCACATATGGGAGCCACGCCCAGGAAGACTGCTTCTCCAATATTACGCCTGCAATCATTAATACTGCGCTGACTATCAGCCTTTTCGCCATAACCTTTTGTTTCTTTTCCATATGGCATCTCCTTTATATCAGTCTCGTTTATCTAAGCACCTTAAAGCCGGCCTCCGGCTCAATTTTATTTTTAATTTTCTCAGCCTCTGCAAGAATCTCTTCTTCTTTTCCGTCCTCTACTTCCATA
The window above is part of the Lachnoclostridium edouardi genome. Proteins encoded here:
- a CDS encoding heavy metal translocating P-type ATPase encodes the protein MEKKQKVMAKRLIVSAVLMIAGVILEKQSSWAWLPYVLAYLVAGYDIPLKALRNIKNGQIFDENFLMTIATFGALFVGALEEAVAVMLFYQIGELFNDYAVGKSRKSITALMDINPDYANLLKDGQEEQVDPYEVQVGDMIVVKPGEKVPLDGVVIKGSSTLDTKALTGESLPVEVEEGQDVISGTINLNGVLEVKVTKLFDDSTVAKILELVENASSRKSRAENFITKFARVYTPIVVFLALFFAIVPPVFFNQEWSVWIYRACSFLVVSCPCALVISVPLSFFGGLGAASKEGILLKGSNYLEAVAGLETVVFDKTGTLTTGKFQVTEIHPENGDSKELIKLAALGEYHSNHPIASSVKEAYGQEILAEQVCETEELAGKGIHAVVMDAGRQRNLFIGNKKLMDSCKVLCQEVKDILGTVLYVAEDNQYLGYIVIADTIRQDAPEAVKRLRKAGVEKMVMLTGDRQEVGNAVAEKLGLDQAYGNLLPGDKVDKVEELLKQRPEGKALGFVGDGINDAPVLARADVGIAMGGIGSDAAVEAADMVIMTDEPSKIGDAIAIARKTMGIVKQNIVFAIGIKVLVLILTALGMASMWAAVFADVGVSVLAIMNSIRALYYKK